Proteins co-encoded in one Polluticoccus soli genomic window:
- a CDS encoding alpha/beta hydrolase, with protein sequence MKSKTIVLIHGNFINDLTWAEWKKHYEAKGYKVYTPANPGHEGVPSELRKKVHPDLVKSGFIDVVNNISSLIDTLPEKPLVIGHSMAGMVVLKLIELGKAAAGVSIDGAPPKNVFPPFQTLKTVLPAFGFFSSKEYFLGSREWFNYAFFNTTPQAERGKAFEKFAVPESYKVSRQLVLNSFSNIDFHKPHQPLLFIGGGKDHIFPAALTTTIANKYKDGDSKVDLKIYDEKSHFICGEPGWEKVADYALDWYEKL encoded by the coding sequence ATGAAATCAAAAACTATTGTCCTCATCCACGGAAACTTTATAAATGACCTAACCTGGGCAGAGTGGAAAAAACACTACGAAGCGAAGGGTTATAAAGTTTATACACCTGCTAACCCGGGACACGAAGGAGTGCCGTCTGAACTACGCAAAAAGGTACATCCTGACCTGGTCAAATCTGGTTTCATAGATGTGGTAAATAATATCAGCAGCTTAATTGACACGCTTCCTGAAAAGCCTTTGGTAATAGGCCACTCTATGGCGGGAATGGTGGTTCTGAAATTGATAGAATTGGGGAAAGCAGCGGCAGGAGTAAGCATAGACGGTGCACCTCCCAAAAATGTTTTTCCACCTTTTCAAACACTTAAAACGGTATTGCCTGCGTTCGGTTTTTTTTCGTCTAAAGAATATTTTTTGGGAAGCCGGGAATGGTTTAACTACGCATTCTTCAACACAACTCCCCAAGCCGAAAGAGGAAAAGCATTTGAAAAATTTGCTGTACCTGAAAGTTATAAAGTGAGCCGTCAGCTAGTGCTGAATTCCTTTTCTAACATAGATTTTCACAAGCCGCACCAACCACTATTATTTATAGGTGGTGGAAAGGACCATATATTTCCGGCAGCACTTACCACAACTATTGCGAATAAATATAAAGATGGCGACAGCAAAGTTGATCTGAAGATATACGATGAAAAAAGCCATTTCATTTGCGGTGAACCAGGCTGGGAAAAAGTGGCAGATTACGCGCTGGATTGGTATGAGAAATTATAG
- a CDS encoding DEAD/DEAH box helicase, whose product MITFSSLSLREELTRAVEELGFETPTPIQQKVIPHLLSQPTDIIGLAQTGTGKTAAFGLPLLHHTDVAQRHVQALVLSPTRELCMQIQEEFKKYGKHMRGLKTTAVYGGVPISGQIREVKAGPQIIVATPGRLIDLLERKALSLDQVQYLVLDEADEMLNMGFREDIEFILKNTPEREFTWLFSATMNNDVRNIAKRFMNNWKEHSVAAANVTNENIDHQYYVTNHHNRFETLRRLLDFTPGIYGIIFTRTKQDCQDTSEKLMRMGYHVSPLHGDMDQKMRSKVMERFKSKALQAIVATDVAARGIDVNDITHVINYELPDDPEVYTHRSGRTGRAGKSGICMSIVSPKEISNIRQIERIVKARFHRSDIPDGAEVVRKRLFHYLEQIETAKPKGDFAAVYQQSIHERFDEMDKDELIRRLIWLQLKETIDAYQDAEDLNAGYENKGSKGAASGRSSVRLFINLGMKDGITSAEKLLNFITESTDIEPGLVDRITVRDLSSFFNVSSSAAEFIVATLSAKKFKGRKVRLEEAEQRSDRGDRPERSGGGSRGGYGGGRSYGGGGRGEGGGRGGDRGSYGSRDGRGGAKGSGRRY is encoded by the coding sequence ATGATCACATTTTCGAGCCTCTCCCTGAGAGAGGAATTAACTCGTGCCGTAGAGGAACTGGGTTTTGAAACCCCGACCCCTATTCAGCAAAAAGTAATCCCCCATCTGTTATCTCAACCAACTGATATAATCGGCCTGGCTCAAACAGGCACCGGCAAAACCGCCGCTTTTGGACTTCCGCTACTGCACCATACCGACGTTGCACAAAGACACGTGCAAGCCCTGGTTCTCAGTCCTACACGCGAACTGTGTATGCAGATCCAGGAAGAATTTAAAAAATATGGCAAACACATGCGTGGCCTTAAAACCACAGCTGTGTACGGAGGCGTGCCCATTAGTGGCCAGATCCGTGAGGTGAAAGCCGGCCCTCAAATAATAGTGGCCACACCCGGCCGCCTGATAGACCTGCTGGAGCGTAAAGCGCTTTCGTTGGACCAGGTTCAGTACTTAGTGCTGGACGAGGCCGATGAGATGCTGAACATGGGCTTCCGCGAGGATATCGAGTTCATCCTGAAAAACACGCCTGAGCGCGAGTTTACCTGGTTGTTCTCAGCTACCATGAACAACGATGTGCGTAACATCGCCAAGCGTTTCATGAATAACTGGAAAGAGCACTCGGTAGCTGCCGCTAACGTTACTAACGAGAACATCGACCACCAATACTACGTTACCAACCACCACAACCGCTTCGAGACCCTGCGCCGCCTGCTCGATTTTACACCGGGTATATATGGTATCATCTTTACCCGCACCAAGCAGGATTGCCAGGACACGTCTGAAAAGCTGATGCGCATGGGCTACCATGTTAGTCCGCTGCACGGCGATATGGACCAGAAGATGCGCAGCAAGGTGATGGAACGCTTCAAGAGCAAGGCACTGCAGGCGATAGTAGCTACCGACGTAGCTGCCCGCGGTATCGACGTTAACGACATCACGCACGTTATCAACTACGAGTTGCCGGATGATCCTGAAGTGTACACACACCGTAGCGGCCGTACAGGCCGTGCGGGCAAGTCGGGCATCTGTATGTCGATAGTTAGCCCCAAAGAAATTTCAAACATTCGCCAGATAGAACGCATCGTTAAAGCCCGCTTCCACCGCAGCGATATTCCTGATGGTGCTGAAGTAGTGCGCAAGCGCCTGTTCCACTACCTGGAGCAAATAGAAACAGCTAAACCAAAAGGCGATTTCGCAGCAGTTTACCAGCAGTCCATCCACGAGCGTTTCGACGAAATGGATAAAGATGAACTGATACGCCGCCTGATATGGCTACAGCTGAAAGAGACCATCGATGCCTACCAGGATGCCGAAGACCTGAACGCAGGTTATGAGAATAAAGGAAGTAAGGGAGCAGCAAGTGGCCGTTCTTCAGTACGCCTGTTCATCAACCTGGGTATGAAAGATGGTATCACCAGCGCTGAAAAACTCCTGAACTTCATTACCGAGTCTACCGATATCGAACCGGGACTGGTTGACCGCATTACCGTTCGCGACCTGAGTAGCTTCTTTAATGTAAGCTCCAGCGCGGCCGAATTTATCGTAGCTACTCTTTCGGCCAAGAAATTCAAAGGCCGCAAGGTGCGCCTCGAAGAGGCCGAGCAACGCAGCGACCGTGGCGACAGGCCTGAACGTAGCGGCGGCGGAAGCCGTGGCGGCTATGGCGGCGGCAGGTCGTATGGCGGTGGTGGTCGTGGCGAAGGCGGTGGCCGTGGTGGCGACCGCGGAAGCTATGGTTCACGCGACGGCAGAGGTGGTGCAAAAGGCTCAGGTAGAAGATATTAG
- a CDS encoding septal ring lytic transglycosylase RlpA family protein, whose amino-acid sequence MRLLVLTLMFAAGSLSSKAQQVCDEPATEAVKTATAEKKGLASYYHDKFEGRQTATGEVFDNDRFTAASNQFKLGSYVKVTNLTNGEVIYVRINDRMAKSNTRVIDLTSLAAKKLEFHKKGITKVKVEIVPASEAKPAILAQRKEAGLQESQL is encoded by the coding sequence ATGAGGCTATTGGTACTTACTTTAATGTTCGCCGCAGGCAGCTTGAGCTCAAAAGCTCAGCAGGTTTGTGACGAACCTGCAACAGAAGCGGTAAAGACCGCTACTGCTGAGAAGAAAGGCTTAGCGAGCTACTACCACGACAAGTTTGAAGGACGCCAGACCGCTACAGGTGAGGTTTTTGACAATGATCGCTTTACAGCAGCCAGCAACCAATTCAAGCTCGGCTCTTATGTAAAAGTTACCAACCTTACCAACGGAGAGGTCATTTATGTTCGCATCAACGACCGCATGGCTAAGTCTAACACCCGTGTGATAGACCTGACCAGCCTGGCTGCCAAAAAACTGGAGTTCCACAAGAAAGGAATTACCAAAGTCAAGGTAGAGATCGTACCTGCTTCGGAGGCTAAACCTGCAATACTGGCCCAGCGTAAAGAGGCCGGCCTACAGGAAAGCCAACTTTAA
- a CDS encoding Na+/H+ antiporter, translating to MEHYTTILAILGAMIILSALAEQIRVASPILLIVMGIAIGFIPGMNKIEIEPEIIFLLFLPPLLYEAAFNIPIRDFKEHFRTISSMAFGLVFLTTGCIAVVSYYLIPGMTWPLAFVLGAILAATDAVAAMSITKNLDLPHKTRVILEGESLLNDASALVAYRFAVGAVAGTAFIFWKATLTFLVLLAGGAVVGFVMGFLVSRVLRLVKNNSLAILSVLLLSPFIAYIVAEEFEFSGVIAVVVLGLVMSLFSRKNFPELIKNESETIWQLIAFLLNGFIFIMLGLEVPVVVNAIESSMIWQYTGVALLLTITALVVRTVRVFQMRKSLQLAQQHPKFKNRGIDFSETLMLSARESLIISWSGMRGIVSLAIAIALPKTLPNGEVFPLRSEIIFITTLVILFTILGQGVVLPFIVKKSQD from the coding sequence ATGGAGCATTACACAACCATATTAGCTATCCTCGGGGCTATGATCATCCTTTCAGCCCTGGCGGAGCAGATCAGGGTGGCATCCCCAATATTGCTGATCGTGATGGGTATCGCCATAGGCTTTATCCCGGGGATGAATAAAATAGAAATTGAGCCGGAGATAATATTTCTCCTCTTTTTACCGCCCCTTTTATATGAGGCCGCTTTTAATATTCCCATCAGGGATTTCAAAGAACATTTCAGAACTATTAGTTCGATGGCTTTCGGGCTGGTGTTTTTAACTACAGGCTGCATCGCTGTCGTATCATATTACCTGATTCCCGGGATGACCTGGCCGCTCGCCTTTGTGCTTGGGGCTATACTGGCCGCGACTGATGCTGTAGCGGCAATGAGTATCACCAAAAACCTGGACCTGCCGCATAAAACTAGAGTCATACTTGAAGGCGAAAGTTTGTTGAACGATGCATCGGCCCTGGTTGCCTATCGTTTCGCCGTAGGCGCCGTGGCGGGTACAGCCTTCATTTTTTGGAAAGCCACCCTTACTTTTCTTGTACTACTGGCGGGGGGAGCCGTAGTTGGTTTTGTGATGGGGTTCCTTGTCTCACGGGTTTTACGGTTGGTGAAAAACAACTCCCTGGCCATTTTGAGTGTTCTGTTGCTGTCTCCTTTCATTGCATATATAGTAGCAGAAGAGTTTGAGTTTTCGGGGGTGATAGCGGTGGTGGTGTTGGGCCTCGTAATGTCCCTTTTCAGCAGGAAGAACTTTCCGGAGCTGATAAAAAATGAGTCTGAAACGATCTGGCAGCTAATAGCCTTTCTTCTGAATGGTTTTATCTTCATCATGCTTGGCCTTGAAGTGCCGGTGGTGGTCAATGCCATCGAGAGCAGCATGATCTGGCAGTACACAGGCGTAGCTTTGCTCCTTACAATCACGGCGCTGGTAGTGCGTACGGTCAGGGTGTTTCAAATGCGTAAGTCGTTGCAACTCGCCCAGCAGCACCCCAAATTCAAAAACAGGGGCATCGATTTTTCCGAAACGCTCATGCTGAGTGCTCGCGAAAGCCTGATCATCAGCTGGTCGGGGATGCGTGGCATCGTTTCACTGGCTATAGCAATTGCCCTGCCAAAGACCCTTCCGAATGGTGAGGTGTTCCCGTTGAGGTCTGAGATCATATTTATAACTACGCTGGTTATACTTTTTACCATCCTGGGCCAGGGTGTAGTGCTTCCCTTTATAGTGAAAAAATCACAAGATTGA
- a CDS encoding septal ring lytic transglycosylase RlpA family protein, giving the protein MRKFVMSMMIVVAGLSMNLNAEAQSRKITNPAQANGIASYYHNKFEGRQTSTGEIFDQDKFTAASNTLKLGTYAKVTNLSNGEVVYVRINDRMNAANKRLIDLTSQAATSLRFKQKGITNVRVERVSAEEARPQLLAQEREVARGNKL; this is encoded by the coding sequence ATGAGGAAGTTTGTAATGAGTATGATGATCGTTGTTGCGGGTCTTAGCATGAATCTCAACGCTGAAGCACAAAGCAGGAAAATAACCAATCCAGCGCAAGCGAACGGAATTGCCAGCTATTACCATAATAAATTTGAAGGTCGCCAAACCTCTACCGGCGAGATCTTCGACCAGGATAAGTTCACCGCAGCTAGCAATACCCTGAAACTGGGTACCTATGCCAAAGTAACAAACCTGAGCAATGGAGAAGTAGTATATGTGCGTATCAACGATCGTATGAACGCTGCTAATAAACGTTTGATAGACCTTACCAGCCAGGCCGCTACAAGCCTGAGGTTTAAGCAGAAAGGCATCACCAACGTACGTGTAGAACGTGTAAGTGCTGAAGAGGCACGCCCACAACTGCTGGCGCAGGAAAGGGAAGTAGCACGTGGCAACAAGCTATAA
- a CDS encoding SET domain-containing protein-lysine N-methyltransferase: MILGSIYIDQSEGRGNGVFTSEDIAADTIVELSPVIVMTEKERKLLDQTLLHDYIFEWTPKGMVMCCMAQGYISVYNHSYESNCEYFMNYDDNTIMIRSVRHIEPGEELTINYNGDWNDDKTVWFETI, encoded by the coding sequence ATGATCCTTGGCTCCATATATATTGATCAAAGCGAAGGCCGCGGCAACGGCGTCTTCACCAGTGAAGACATAGCAGCCGATACCATCGTCGAGCTCTCCCCGGTTATAGTAATGACGGAGAAAGAACGCAAACTGCTGGACCAGACATTACTGCACGACTATATATTTGAATGGACACCCAAAGGGATGGTTATGTGCTGCATGGCACAGGGGTATATCTCAGTGTACAATCATTCGTATGAATCCAACTGCGAATATTTCATGAATTATGATGATAATACCATCATGATCAGATCGGTGCGGCATATTGAACCGGGCGAAGAACTCACCATTAATTATAATGGCGACTGGAATGATGATAAGACGGTTTGGTTTGAGACTATTTAA
- a CDS encoding 4a-hydroxytetrahydrobiopterin dehydratase, producing the protein MAWEEKDNALYQSFTFKDFSEAFAFMTRVALIAEKQNHHPRWTNVWNKVEVWLNTHDAGDVVTDRDRKLAQSIDKLTAN; encoded by the coding sequence ATGGCCTGGGAAGAAAAAGACAACGCCCTCTACCAAAGTTTTACTTTCAAAGATTTCTCAGAAGCGTTCGCCTTCATGACCCGCGTGGCGCTGATAGCCGAAAAACAAAACCACCATCCCCGCTGGACCAATGTCTGGAACAAGGTAGAAGTGTGGCTCAACACCCACGATGCCGGTGATGTAGTAACGGATAGGGATAGAAAGCTAGCGCAGTCAATCGACAAGCTTACCGCTAATTAG